Proteins co-encoded in one Echeneis naucrates chromosome 22, fEcheNa1.1, whole genome shotgun sequence genomic window:
- the peli2 gene encoding E3 ubiquitin-protein ligase pellino homolog 2: MFSSSQEEHCAPAKDPVKYGELVVLGYNGSLPNGDRGRRKSRFALYRRTKANGVKPSTVHILNTPQASKAVNCKGQHSISYTLSRNHTVVVEYSHDKDTDMFQIGRSTESPIDFVVTDTIAGGQEGEETPITQSTISRFACRVVCERTPPFTARLYAAGFDSSKNIFLGEKAAKWKNPDGHMDGLTTNGVLVMHPKGGFTEESKPGVWREISVCGDVYTLRETRSAQTPGKLVENENNILQDGSLVDLCGATLLWRTAEGLFHTPTQKHLEALRQEINAARPQCPVGLNTLAFPSMQRSRALSSLEDKQPWVYLACGHVHGYHNWGHRSEQEPNTQRECPMCRVVGPYVPLWLGCEPAFYVDTGAPTHAFVPCGHVCSEKSVKYWAEIPLPHGTHAFHAACPFCATQLSLTQGCSKLIFQGPVD, encoded by the exons ATGTTTTCGTCAAGCCAGGAGGAGCACTGCGCCCCGGCCAAAGACCCGGTCAAATACGGGGAGCTGGTGGTGCTGGG GTACAATGGCTCTCTGCCCAACGGAGATCGGGGTAGACGGAAAAGCAGATTTGCGCTATACAGGAGGACCAAAGCCAATGGTGTTAAGCCGAGCACTGTGCACATCCTCAACACACCCCAGGCCAGCAAG GCTGTAAACTGTAAAGGACAACACAGCATCTCCTACACACTGTCCAGGAACCACACGGTAGTGGTGGAATACAGTCATGATAAAGACACAGACATGTTTCAG ATTGGACGATCAACAGAGAGCCCCATAGACTTTGTGGTGACTGACACTATAGCAGGAGGCCAGGAAGGAGAAGAGACTCCCATCACACAGAGCACCATCTCCCGGTTTGCCTGTCGAGTTGTCTGTGAGCGAACTCCCCCGTTCACTGCTCGCCTCTATGCAGCTGGATTTGACTCCTCCAAAAACATCTTCCTTGGG GAAAAAgctgcaaaatggaaaaatcctGATGGTCACATGGACGGCCTAACAACCAATGGTGTGCTGGTAATGCACCCAAAGGGTGGGTTCACTGAAGAATCCAAGCCTGGCGTATGGAGAGAGATCTCTGTTTGTGGGGATGTTTATACACTGAGAGAGACCCGCTCAGCACAGACCCCAGGCAAACTG GTGGAGAATGAGAACAATATACTGCAGGATGGTTCTCTGGTTGATCTTTGTGGAGCAACTTTGCTGTGGCGTACAGCAGAAGGCCTCTTTCACACTCCCACCCAAAAGCACCTGGAGGCCCTCAGGCAGGAGATCAACGCAGCACGACCCCAGTGTCCTGTAGGTCTCAACACCCTTGCCTTCCCAAGTATGCAGCGCAGCCGcgccctctcctctctggagGACAAGCAGCCTTGGGTCTACTTAGCCTGTGGCCACGTGCATGGTTACCACAACTGGGGCCACCGGTCAGAGCAGGAACCCAACACACAGCGAGAATGTCCCATGTGCAGGGTGGTGGGGCCCTATGTACCACTGTGGCTGGGCTGTGAGCCGGCCTTCTACGTGGACACAGGTGCCCCCACACATGCCTTTGTGCCATGTGGACACGTGTGCTCAGAGAAATCAGTCAAGTACTGGGCAGAGATCCCTTTGCCACACGGCACCCACGCCTTCCACGCCGCTTGTCCTTTCTGTGCCACCCAGCTCAGCCTCACTCAGGGCTGTTCCAAGCTAATCTTCCAAGGCCCAGTGGACTGA